One part of the Rutidosis leptorrhynchoides isolate AG116_Rl617_1_P2 chromosome 1, CSIRO_AGI_Rlap_v1, whole genome shotgun sequence genome encodes these proteins:
- the LOC139848957 gene encoding uncharacterized protein translates to MYGTWESNFADLPRYVNELQHTNPDTIVEFLYGPRVENGVDTFKYVFWAFGPAIRAYSQCIPIICIDGTHLKGAYNGKVLTAVGKNANNQILPVAFAIVDNESNKSWTWFLGLLQLHVVGNRKLCVISDRHQGILHAMSLQTYGWEHRYCLRHIRSNVMKHYKIQAIKKLCWIVSSTANQILFKNAVSALRGVSQEAWDYLVDADLGMWTVYRDSEKSRWGNTTTNIAETLNNVLRHARMMPIRACIEYTFDYTRQHFYDQYREAFQWNSPLSKNIWKIYREREIRSQTYKTTCYDYQRRVYKVQSTYQRSGEGGTDYTVRFAARKCSCERWQHHRLPCSHAISVCSHLHEDATVLGSKKYTTTVWRQQYSHFFNPLRDMSYWATVDRKIKVDPTRLIKTGEGRNRNVFRARWMNVKSRNQSVVSAEKKATTEIHVLLGFHSYFT, encoded by the coding sequence ATGTATGGAACTTGGGAAAGTAATTTTGCAGATCTGCCAAGGTATGTAAATGAATTACAACATACCAATCCCGATACAATTGTAGAATTCTTATACGGCCCTCGAGTTGAGAACGGTGTAGACACATTCAAGTATGTATTTTGGGCCTTTGGTCCAGCTATTAGAGCATATAGCCAGTGTATTCCGATAATTTGCATTGACGGAACCCATTTGAAAGGGGCTTACAATGGTAAGGTGCTTACCGCAGTTGGAAAAAATGCTAACAATCAAATTCTGCCAGTTGCTTTCGCAATTGTTGACAATGAAAGTAACAAGAGTTGGACTTGGTTTTTGGGTTTGTTGCAACTCCATGTTGTTGGCAATAGGAAGCTGTGTGTTATATCTGATCGCCACCAGGGTATCCTACATGCCATGAGTTTACAGACATATGGTTGGGAACATAGGTATTGTTTGCGCCATATTCGTAGCAACGTAATGAAACACTATAAAATTCAAGCGATCAAAAAGTTGTGTTGGATAGTCAGTTCGACAGCCAATCAGATACTGTTCAAGAATGCTGTATCAGCACTTAGGGGGGTTAGTCAAGAGGCTTGGGATTATTTGGTAGATGCGGATTTAGGAATGTGGACTGTCTATAGGGATAGTGAAAAGAGTCGTTGGGGTAACACAACGACAAACATTGCTGAAACCCTCAACAACGTGTTGCGTCATGCCCGAATGATGCCGATTAGAGCGTGTATTGAATATACGTTTGACTACACTAGGCAACACTTTTACGATCAATATCGAGAAGCTTTTCAATGGAATTCACCACTTTCCAAGAACATTTGGAAAATCTATCGCGAACGAGAAATAAGATcccaaacatacaaaacaacatGTTACGATTACCAGAGACGTGTGTACAAGGTCCAATCAACTTATCAAAGAAGCGGTGAAGGTGGCACCGATTACACCGTAAGGTTTGCTGCTAGAAAGTGTTCATGTGAAAGATGGCAACACCACAGATTACCTTGCTCTCATGCCATTTCTGTTTGTAGCCATCTACATGAAGATGCAACCGTGTTGGGTAGTAAAAAGTACACAACTACTGTATGGAGACAACAATATAGCCATTTCTTTAATCCACTCAGAGACATGAGTTATTGGGCAACGGTTGACAGGAAAATTAAGGTTGATCCAACAAGATTGATCAAGACAGGGGAAGGAAGAAATCGAAACGTTTTCCGGGCCAGATGGATGAACGTGAAAAGCAGAAACCAAAGTGTGGTATCTGCAGAGAAGAAGGCCACAACAGAAATACATGTCCTACTAGGTTTCCATAGTTATTTCACATAA